From Rutidosis leptorrhynchoides isolate AG116_Rl617_1_P2 chromosome 3, CSIRO_AGI_Rlap_v1, whole genome shotgun sequence, a single genomic window includes:
- the LOC139901025 gene encoding uncharacterized protein, with the protein MFLVNSVPARVLFDCGANCSFVSTAFCAKLNVPVRVINEPLSVEVGDGRTVPVTKFVSEITVDIEGSLFPVTCLVMPIPSFDIVLGMNWLSDHKADIKCDRKVIYFPVAGGKRVIARGDRGGFRCPLLSMMKAQKSLAKGCDSFLAYVIDVKKENKVVSDIPVVSEYPEVFSDELPGLPLIREVEYKIELVPGATPWGNEQETAFQALKSLLCQAPVLALPEGSDNFVVYCDASLSVLGCILMQRDRVIAYAS; encoded by the exons ATGTTCTTAGTAAATTCTGTGCCGGCTCGTGTACTATTTGACTGTGGGGCAAATTGCTCGTTTGTGTCAACTGcattttgtgctaagttaaatgtGCCTGTTAGGGTAATAAATGAACCTTTAAGTGTCGAAGTGGGTGACGGTAGAACTGTTCCAGTCACAAAGTTTGTGTCTGAAATTACTGTTGACATAGAGGGTAGTCTTTTCCCTGTGACTTGCCTTGTGATGCCTATACCAAGTTTTGATATAGTGTTAGGCATGAATTGGCTTAGTGACCATAAGGCCgatattaagtgcgataggaaagtTATCTATTTCCCGGTGGCCGGTGGAAAACGGGTAATAGCTCGTGGTGATCGTGGCGGGTTTCGTTGTCCATTATTGTCAATGATGAAAGCTCAGAAATCTTTGGCCAAGGGCTGTGATTCTTTCTTAGCCTATGTGATCGATGTAAAGAAGGAAAATAAAGTAGTGTCCGATATTCCTGTGGTGTCTGAGTATCCAGAAGTGTTCTCAGATGAATTGCCAGGCTTACCGCTgataagggaagttgaatataagatcgaGTTAGTGCCAGGGGCTACGCCG TGGGGTAATGAACAGGAAACTGCGTTTCAGGCTTTGAAAAGTTTATTGTGTCAAGCGCCAGTGTTAGCCTTACCCGAGGGATCCGacaacttcgttgtgtattgcgacgcgtcTTTATCCGTTTTGGGCTGTATACTAATGCAAAGAGATCGTGTAATTGCGTATGCGTCTTGA